In the Brevundimonas sp. MF30-B genome, TGGTCAGGGCGTGGCAGATCGACAGGCCCAGGCCCGTGCCGCCGAACCGGCGCGTGATGCTGGCGTCGGCCTGGCTGAAACGCTGGAACAGGCGCGCGGCGTGATCGGCGTCAAAGCCGACGCCGGTGTCGGCCACTTCGAACGTCAGCAGCGCCTGACCGTCGGCGGCCTCGGCCACCGCGATCTCGACGGTGACCGAGCCCTGGGCCGTGAACTTCACCGCATTGGAGAGCAGGTTTCCGAACACCTGGCGTATGCGGGTGCTGTCGCCGACGAAACGGCCGTGCGCCGAGGCGTCACGCCGGATGTGGAAGGCCACCGCCTTGTCCTCGGCGCGAAGGCGCGCGAGGTCCAGCGGCGCCAGCAGCGCCTCGTCCAGATCGAAGGCGCGGGCCTCGACGTCCAGCCGACCCGCCTCGATCTTGGACACGTCCAGAATGTCCGAGACCAGGCGCTCCAGCATCTCGCCCGAACTGCGCACCAGATCGACCATCTCGGCCTGGTCGGGCGTTAGGGGCGTGCGCGACAGGGCGTCGACGATGCCGATGACGCCGTTCAGGGGCGTGCGGATCTCGTGGCTCATATTGGCCAGAAAGTCCGACTTGGCGCGGTTGGCGGCCTCGGCCTCGCGCTTGGCTTCGATCAGGGCCTGTTCGTCGGCCAGCCGCTGGGTCACGTCGCGCGCCACGGCGTAGATGCGGTCGCCTGTCCGCTGGGCCCGCCACTCGACGGTGACATAGCCGCCGTCGCGGCGTCGGTAGCGGTTGATGCAGCCGGGCACCGGCAGGCCAAGCCCGCGCTCCTCGACCTCGACCACCGAAAGCAGGGTGCGCGGCATGTCGTCGGGATGGACGAAGGACAGGATGCGCTGGCCGACCAGCTCTTCCGGACTCCAGCCGAGATTGCGCCACGACTCGCTGGCCTTGACGATGCGGCCCTCCATGTCGCGGATGATCAGCAGGTCCAGCGAGACCTCGAAAAAGCGATCGATGTCATCGACGGGCGCTGGGGCGACGCAGCTGTTCATGGAAATCCTCGAAGGGATCCAAGCCGATACAGCCTGACCGTTAAGGCCGAATGTTCACCACCGGTCTGCGACGTTAGTTCGCAGGCGTTAGGCTGGACGTCGCGCCGGGCGCGTCTTGCGTCGCCGGCGCGGCGGTGGGCAGCACGACCTCGACGCGGCGGTTGCGCTGGCGGCCGGCTTCGTCGTCCGAACCGTCGGCGGCGGCGTTGGGGGCCACCGGGCGCTGTTCGCCCAGGCCGATGGTGCGCAGGCGGGCCTCGGGGACGCCCTTTTCGACCAGATAAGCCTTCACCGCATCGGCGCGAGCCCGCGACAGGCGCAGGTTGTAGGCGTCGTCGCCGCGCGAATCCGTGTGGCCCTCGATGGTGATCGTCCCCGCGCCCGCATCCGCCTGGATCAGGCGCGCCAGGGTGTCGAGCGCACCGCGGCCTTCGGCCCGAATGGTCGACTGGTCGAAATCGAAGGTCACGTCCGACGGCAGGGAGACGACCGAGCCGCGGTCGGTCTGGACGGCGCCGAGTTCGGTCTTGAGCGCCTCCACGACCTGAAGGTTGCTGGCCGCCTGACCGCCGGCGCCCAGCTGTGAGCCGCCGCCTGTCGCGGGCGCAAGGCGCGAGGCTGTGTTGGGCCGCATTCCCGACAGGCCGCTGGTGTCGGGCAGGCCGCGCGCACCCCGCGCGCCGTCCAGAGACAGCACCGTCTCGAAGCGGGGGGCGCTGGTGTAGACGTTATCCGCGCCGGAATGCTGGTTCACGATCAGGGTGGCGCGTTCGCCGCGCGGCAGGGCGCCCGAGAACAGCAGGGCGGCGTCTATGGTGCGGCCGGCCGGAACCTCCAGGGCGCTGTTGGCCGGCGGCGCGGCCAGAAACAGCTTTTCGCCGGCGTCGGTCAGCAGATAGGTGTTCTCCCGTCCGCCGTTCAGCTGAATGTCGCGTGTGCGGCCGTTCATCACGCGAGCCCTCACCAGGGTCGCCTCTCCGCCTGCGGCCACCGACTGAATTTGGAGCACCACCCCGCCGGGATGGGCGATCTGGATGTCCTGCGGCGCGCCATCGCTGGCGCCGCCGCCACTGCCGCAGGCCGCGAGGACCAGGGCGCCTGCGGCCGTCAGGGGGACGAGGCGGATCATTGGCCTGTCGCCTGCAACGGCAGGTCGATGCGGAAGCCGGGCTGGTTGGTGTGCTGATTGTCGGTCTGGGCGTTTTCGTTCAGCACCAGGATCGCGCTCTGGCCGGCGGGCAACCGCCCCAGGAACACCAGTTCCCCCTCCAGCGTCTGGCCGGCCTGGATGGCCAGGCGTGCATTATTGCCAGGCGGCGACAGATA is a window encoding:
- a CDS encoding ATP-binding protein, encoding MNSCVAPAPVDDIDRFFEVSLDLLIIRDMEGRIVKASESWRNLGWSPEELVGQRILSFVHPDDMPRTLLSVVEVEERGLGLPVPGCINRYRRRDGGYVTVEWRAQRTGDRIYAVARDVTQRLADEQALIEAKREAEAANRAKSDFLANMSHEIRTPLNGVIGIVDALSRTPLTPDQAEMVDLVRSSGEMLERLVSDILDVSKIEAGRLDVEARAFDLDEALLAPLDLARLRAEDKAVAFHIRRDASAHGRFVGDSTRIRQVFGNLLSNAVKFTAQGSVTVEIAVAEAADGQALLTFEVADTGVGFDADHAARLFQRFSQADASITRRFGGTGLGLSICHALTSLMGGVISAESTPGQGSRFRVELPLARAEAAAPRPARVREPSLAPLRVLLAEDHPTNQRVVQLILATQQAEVVTVADGAQALEAFGAERFDVVLMDMQMPVMDGLSATRALRALEARTGAEPTPIIMLSANAMTAHRLQAHEAGADLHLPKPITAATLLAGIEAALGG
- a CDS encoding OmpA family protein, translating into MIRLVPLTAAGALVLAACGSGGGASDGAPQDIQIAHPGGVVLQIQSVAAGGEATLVRARVMNGRTRDIQLNGGRENTYLLTDAGEKLFLAAPPANSALEVPAGRTIDAALLFSGALPRGERATLIVNQHSGADNVYTSAPRFETVLSLDGARGARGLPDTSGLSGMRPNTASRLAPATGGGSQLGAGGQAASNLQVVEALKTELGAVQTDRGSVVSLPSDVTFDFDQSTIRAEGRGALDTLARLIQADAGAGTITIEGHTDSRGDDAYNLRLSRARADAVKAYLVEKGVPEARLRTIGLGEQRPVAPNAAADGSDDEAGRQRNRRVEVVLPTAAPATQDAPGATSSLTPAN